One genomic window of Sulfurovum lithotrophicum includes the following:
- a CDS encoding L,D-transpeptidase family protein, translating to MRFTLFLLFFLFFHKPLFPQTLSVETISSNIQNDLQTKLHGENKAIVQNLYARTGNKPLWIGSTNKQKMSQLIQSLNDPLYNYKNKPFNQKAIKKLTYMLDNNQYSAAKKAAVYARLDIVLSSAFIHLVRFIVQGDVDWALVQQKFKALRESDDIRADWEISPKSFPDEESLAQAVFIGNIRSYLDSLLPMEKEYRRLVKLLENYRVMNTFPKIKYSNTPLKIGDWSPRAKEVKRRLQISGDYPKSAPVDWKFDRKLEEAVKTYQKRYLLKITGQVDKTTMYYLNQPVKNNIRAIIVNLDKTKLYPKHFENEYVAVNVPDFNLRYYRDDEMIFKTGVVVGRIDRPTPIFSDKIEYMVINPTWTIPDNLIKRDLIHVFRENPAYLEENNIHVFSGNKEINITQEMLDPYEHSDKKVPYRFVQYPGDTNALGRVKFMFPNKYSVYLHDTDNKSLLTRRYKIYSSGCMRVDKPFDLMDILLIHAKGTYTKADIEAIIATDKPKTIRLKNAIPVHILYFTVFVEDGLAYFKNDIYLYDKIIEESCEGHKKATFTMPKKRMGRVKEVSRSN from the coding sequence TTGCGCTTTACGCTTTTTTTACTCTTTTTCCTTTTTTTCCATAAACCCCTTTTCCCCCAAACACTCTCTGTCGAGACCATCTCCTCCAACATACAGAACGACCTTCAGACCAAGCTCCATGGAGAGAACAAAGCCATCGTACAGAACCTTTATGCCAGGACAGGCAACAAACCTTTATGGATAGGCTCCACTAACAAGCAGAAGATGAGCCAGCTCATTCAGTCCCTGAATGATCCGCTCTACAATTACAAGAACAAACCTTTTAACCAGAAAGCGATCAAAAAACTGACCTATATGCTGGACAACAACCAATATTCTGCTGCCAAAAAGGCAGCAGTCTATGCCCGTCTTGATATCGTGCTGAGCTCTGCCTTCATACATCTGGTACGCTTCATCGTGCAGGGCGATGTAGACTGGGCTCTGGTACAGCAAAAGTTCAAAGCGCTCCGGGAGAGTGACGATATCCGTGCAGACTGGGAGATATCCCCAAAGTCTTTCCCGGACGAAGAATCATTGGCTCAAGCAGTTTTCATCGGAAATATACGGTCCTACCTCGATTCTCTGCTCCCCATGGAAAAGGAGTACAGACGGCTGGTCAAATTGCTTGAAAACTACCGTGTTATGAACACTTTTCCAAAAATAAAATACAGCAACACCCCCTTAAAGATCGGCGATTGGAGTCCCCGTGCCAAGGAGGTTAAAAGACGTTTGCAGATCTCCGGAGATTACCCCAAAAGTGCCCCTGTTGACTGGAAATTTGACCGAAAGCTGGAAGAGGCAGTCAAAACCTACCAGAAACGGTACCTGCTGAAAATAACCGGGCAGGTTGACAAAACAACGATGTATTACCTTAATCAGCCTGTCAAAAACAATATCCGGGCGATCATTGTAAACCTGGACAAGACCAAGCTCTACCCCAAACATTTTGAAAATGAATATGTCGCTGTCAATGTGCCTGACTTCAACCTACGCTACTACAGGGATGATGAGATGATATTTAAAACGGGGGTTGTTGTAGGACGTATTGACCGGCCTACCCCAATTTTCAGTGACAAAATAGAGTATATGGTCATTAACCCTACCTGGACGATCCCGGACAACCTTATCAAGCGGGACCTCATTCATGTATTCCGTGAGAACCCTGCCTATCTAGAAGAGAACAACATTCACGTCTTTTCAGGCAATAAGGAAATCAATATTACCCAGGAGATGCTTGACCCCTACGAACACAGTGACAAAAAGGTACCCTATCGCTTCGTTCAGTACCCTGGAGATACCAATGCGCTGGGGCGTGTCAAATTCATGTTCCCGAACAAATATTCCGTCTATCTTCACGATACTGACAACAAAAGCCTCTTGACAAGACGCTACAAGATTTACAGTTCGGGATGTATGCGTGTTGACAAACCATTTGACCTGATGGACATTCTGCTCATACATGCCAAAGGTACCTACACCAAAGCAGACATCGAAGCAATTATCGCGACTGACAAACCAAAAACCATCAGGCTGAAAAATGCCATTCCCGTACATATACTCTACTTCACTGTTTTCGTAGAAGACGGACTGGCCTATTTCAAGAACGATATCTATCTGTATGACAAGATCATAGAAGAGTCCTGCGAAGGACACAAAAAAGCCACTTTTACCATGCCCAAAAAACGTATGGGACGGGTAAAAGAAGTTTCCAGATCAAATTAA
- a CDS encoding DUF7477 domain-containing protein, translated as MKSIRHIILLSLFLPLLASAELFYVGVLDKETRYSEQILLSKAKLGHLEKSVRNAWRDGYRITNFFHSPRRWTVVLSKDTRVGKQIYIHHRQIDVFKREVLRFFRKGYEVVNVENGVGEWVAVLDNGGTLKNSKIRVTRELEEMEKIIKRQKKKGFDLIDMEAAEGLWVAIFAQHSGYLASHYTFSETWEALTNQIDGEWKRGYRIGNLEHGSNRWFALYVKRKTSPEELYIRKHDYRTFRSTVRAYWKKGYRITDLAVGRN; from the coding sequence ATGAAATCTATACGACATATTATACTTCTATCTCTTTTTTTGCCTCTACTAGCTTCTGCGGAACTCTTTTATGTAGGCGTGCTGGATAAAGAAACAAGGTATAGTGAGCAGATACTACTGTCAAAAGCAAAGCTTGGACACTTGGAAAAATCTGTGCGCAATGCATGGAGAGATGGGTACAGAATTACCAACTTTTTCCATTCTCCGCGACGATGGACTGTTGTTTTGAGCAAAGATACACGTGTAGGCAAGCAGATATATATTCATCACAGACAGATAGATGTATTTAAAAGGGAGGTGCTGCGTTTTTTCCGAAAAGGATATGAAGTCGTCAATGTGGAGAACGGCGTAGGTGAATGGGTCGCCGTTCTTGACAACGGAGGCACTTTGAAAAACAGCAAGATACGTGTTACCCGTGAACTTGAGGAGATGGAAAAGATCATCAAGAGGCAGAAGAAGAAGGGCTTTGACCTCATAGATATGGAAGCGGCAGAAGGATTGTGGGTCGCCATTTTTGCACAACACTCCGGATACCTAGCATCACATTATACTTTTAGCGAAACATGGGAAGCATTGACTAACCAGATTGACGGGGAATGGAAGAGAGGCTACCGGATCGGAAACCTTGAGCATGGCTCAAACAGGTGGTTCGCGCTCTATGTCAAGCGTAAAACATCCCCGGAAGAACTCTATATCAGGAAACATGATTACCGTACTTTCAGAAGTACGGTACGAGCATACTGGAAAAAGGGATACAGGATCACGGATCTTGCGGTGGGAAGGAATTGA
- the radC gene encoding RadC family protein — MKTLRQLHKNDKPREKLASRGVQVLKNDELLAVLLGSGVQGKDVRKLAKEIVSIMDDNFDKLSLDKLCDIHGLGIAKASQILAAIELSKRYLIHSHKRICSARDVYDELKQFSTKTQEYFLTITLDGASHIINTRTVFIGTLNQSIVHPREVFADAISDRAAGIIIAHNHPSGTLEASRADIQITQRLKEVSRLVGIELLDHVILSRQGYYSFSDEGLL; from the coding sequence ATGAAAACACTCAGACAATTACATAAAAATGACAAACCCAGAGAAAAACTGGCTTCCCGAGGTGTACAGGTGCTGAAGAACGATGAGCTTTTAGCCGTACTGCTCGGTTCCGGTGTGCAGGGGAAAGATGTTAGAAAGTTGGCTAAAGAGATCGTCTCCATAATGGATGACAATTTTGACAAGCTTTCCCTTGATAAACTATGTGATATTCATGGCCTGGGTATAGCCAAAGCTTCTCAGATACTTGCTGCCATCGAATTGAGCAAACGCTATCTCATCCATTCCCACAAACGTATCTGTTCTGCACGGGATGTCTATGATGAGCTTAAACAGTTCAGCACCAAAACCCAAGAGTATTTTCTTACTATCACTCTTGACGGCGCTTCACATATTATCAACACGAGAACTGTCTTCATCGGTACACTGAACCAAAGTATCGTCCATCCCAGAGAAGTGTTTGCCGATGCTATTTCTGACAGGGCCGCGGGTATCATTATTGCCCATAACCATCCCTCCGGTACACTCGAAGCCAGCAGGGCTGACATACAGATCACGCAAAGGCTCAAGGAGGTCTCCAGATTGGTCGGCATAGAGTTACTCGACCATGTCATACTTTCCAGACAGGGATATTACAGTTTTTCGGATGAGGGACTGTTATGA
- a CDS encoding tetratricopeptide repeat protein, with product MMGKVISILMVWSVIAFSGTLDEAFKAHNSGDYTRATELFEKACGQDIAPGCFNLGIMYYKGRGIQKDYAKSAEFLEKTCALGGKVGCYILGTMYTNGEGIKKDFTQAKVFFKKACELGLRDGCKNYKTLKQR from the coding sequence ATGATGGGTAAAGTTATCTCAATTTTAATGGTGTGGTCAGTCATAGCTTTTTCCGGCACTCTGGATGAAGCCTTTAAAGCCCACAACAGCGGAGACTACACAAGAGCCACTGAGCTCTTCGAAAAAGCATGCGGACAGGATATTGCGCCAGGGTGCTTTAACCTCGGGATCATGTATTACAAAGGCAGGGGTATTCAAAAGGATTATGCCAAGTCCGCCGAATTCCTTGAAAAGACATGTGCGCTGGGAGGTAAAGTTGGATGTTATATCCTCGGGACAATGTACACAAACGGGGAGGGGATCAAAAAAGACTTCACTCAGGCCAAAGTATTTTTTAAAAAGGCCTGCGAACTAGGTCTTCGGGATGGATGTAAAAATTACAAGACCCTTAAGCAGAGATAA
- a CDS encoding AAA family ATPase, producing MDLLEHYHEHPPVNDHYILRKTEIPPAGNINLHGARGSGKTALVLDYLKQQDEATLYIDLEDPNLILNTLDTLPLQAYMEEYHIKELILDHYEEGMLEMFPSVERLIIISRIPLKDERFTTVQLFPLDYEEFFAFENASSDTVAFNHFLKAGTLPAMAKHTKNTTLFMKQFFQQQFSPNEQSLILILARYNTQPMTTHQIYSFTKEHFRISKDFVYSTIKHFQEEGLLYFIDNAIKRSGKKMIMYDFAFVKYLTAQQSFGNQFDSMIALTLIKHGIQFKTLGVHGYVTEEHELIIPAPFESEESLWVKSQNKFSIYKKHGIRKITIVTVANSYTFDIEKLHFEALPFNEWSIAHTEKDA from the coding sequence ATGGATCTGCTGGAACATTATCATGAACATCCACCCGTAAACGATCATTACATATTGAGAAAGACCGAGATCCCCCCTGCGGGGAATATCAATCTTCACGGAGCGAGGGGAAGCGGCAAAACGGCATTGGTACTTGACTACCTGAAGCAACAGGATGAAGCGACACTCTACATCGACCTCGAAGATCCCAATCTTATCCTCAACACCCTCGATACGCTTCCCCTGCAGGCATACATGGAAGAGTATCATATCAAAGAGCTGATACTGGATCATTATGAGGAGGGGATGCTTGAAATGTTTCCCTCCGTGGAGCGGCTCATTATCATAAGCCGAATTCCTTTAAAGGACGAAAGGTTTACCACGGTACAGCTCTTCCCTCTGGATTATGAGGAGTTCTTCGCCTTTGAGAATGCGAGTTCGGATACTGTGGCATTCAACCATTTTCTCAAAGCCGGCACCCTCCCTGCTATGGCAAAACATACCAAAAACACTACGCTCTTTATGAAACAGTTCTTCCAGCAGCAGTTCAGTCCCAACGAACAGTCCCTTATCCTCATTCTCGCACGCTACAACACACAGCCCATGACCACGCATCAGATATACAGTTTTACCAAAGAGCACTTCAGGATTTCCAAAGATTTTGTCTACAGTACCATCAAACACTTTCAGGAAGAGGGACTGCTCTATTTCATTGACAATGCTATCAAGCGAAGCGGAAAGAAGATGATCATGTACGACTTCGCTTTTGTCAAGTACCTCACCGCCCAGCAGTCTTTCGGTAACCAGTTCGATAGCATGATCGCCCTTACGCTTATAAAGCACGGCATCCAATTTAAAACATTGGGCGTACATGGGTATGTCACTGAAGAACATGAACTTATTATCCCTGCTCCTTTTGAGAGTGAAGAAAGTCTCTGGGTAAAATCGCAGAACAAGTTTTCCATTTATAAAAAACACGGTATCCGGAAGATCACCATTGTCACGGTAGCCAACAGCTATACCTTTGACATTGAAAAGCTCCATTTTGAAGCGTTGCCGTTCAATGAGTGGAGTATTGCTCATACAGAAAAAGACGCGTAG
- the rpsJ gene encoding 30S ribosomal protein S10, with protein sequence MEKIRLKLKAYDHRVLDRSVAAIVDAVKRTGAEIRGPIPMPTKMKRYTVLKSPHVNKDAREQFEIRIHGRMIDIVSATSDTIDSLMKLDLAPEIEVEIRSMDK encoded by the coding sequence ATGGAAAAAATTAGATTAAAGCTTAAAGCTTACGATCACAGAGTGTTAGACAGATCAGTTGCTGCTATCGTTGATGCAGTTAAACGTACAGGTGCTGAGATTAGAGGGCCGATTCCAATGCCAACTAAGATGAAGCGTTATACTGTTCTTAAATCACCTCACGTAAACAAAGATGCGCGTGAGCAGTTTGAGATCAGAATTCACGGAAGAATGATCGATATCGTTTCGGCAACTTCAGACACAATCGATTCACTGATGAAGTTGGATCTTGCGCCTGAAATCGAAGTTGAAATCAGATCAATGGACAAGTAG
- the rplC gene encoding 50S ribosomal protein L3, giving the protein MEFIVEKIGMSRTVDVPSVPVTLLKVVDTKVCEVKEDGKALVAYNSSKKLNKSIEGQQTKFGVSKEFNKFMTIEVAEGTEAGDLNPAALAEAAVVKTSLNTKGRGFSGGMKRHNFGGGPGSHGHRFGRRIGSIGNAEWPGRVQKGKKMPGQYGNTKVTVKNDVVSFDAENGILVLKGSIPGHNGARGLVRIVK; this is encoded by the coding sequence ATGGAATTTATCGTAGAAAAAATTGGTATGAGCAGAACTGTTGATGTACCAAGTGTTCCAGTTACACTTCTTAAAGTCGTTGATACGAAAGTTTGCGAAGTGAAAGAAGACGGAAAAGCACTTGTAGCGTATAACTCAAGCAAGAAACTCAACAAGAGCATTGAAGGTCAGCAGACTAAATTCGGTGTTTCCAAAGAGTTCAACAAGTTCATGACCATCGAAGTGGCTGAAGGTACTGAAGCGGGTGATCTCAACCCAGCAGCATTGGCTGAAGCAGCTGTAGTAAAAACATCACTCAATACCAAGGGTAGAGGTTTTTCCGGTGGTATGAAGCGTCACAACTTTGGTGGCGGACCTGGTTCACACGGACACAGATTTGGTAGAAGAATCGGTTCTATCGGTAACGCTGAGTGGCCTGGACGTGTACAGAAAGGTAAGAAAATGCCTGGACAGTACGGTAACACTAAAGTTACAGTTAAAAATGACGTTGTGTCATTCGATGCCGAGAACGGCATCTTAGTATTAAAAGGTTCAATTCCTGGTCACAACGGTGCCAGAGGATTGGTAAGGATAGTTAAATAA
- the rplD gene encoding 50S ribosomal protein L4, whose protein sequence is MKTTVIKTTDLPKAFLEVHPHNLYLYCKAYASGLRANTAQTKNRSAVSGGGKKPWAQKGGGRARAGSLRSPIFVGGGVAFGPSTNKNYDQKVNKKQKKLALYHALAELAANERLFVVDNVAIESGKTKDALAFVNGLEQRDVLVVKEMIDDKTFLAFRNLQNAYLVEANELNAYLAAAYHSVVIEKAVFDKLTEEA, encoded by the coding sequence ATGAAAACAACAGTAATTAAAACAACAGATCTGCCAAAAGCATTTTTGGAAGTTCACCCTCATAACCTTTACCTTTACTGTAAAGCGTATGCATCTGGTCTCAGAGCAAATACGGCTCAGACTAAGAACAGATCAGCAGTAAGTGGTGGCGGTAAGAAGCCATGGGCTCAGAAAGGTGGCGGACGTGCGCGTGCCGGTTCACTGAGATCACCGATCTTCGTTGGCGGTGGTGTGGCATTCGGACCAAGTACTAACAAGAACTATGATCAGAAAGTGAACAAGAAGCAGAAGAAACTTGCACTGTATCACGCATTGGCTGAATTGGCTGCAAACGAAAGACTTTTCGTTGTAGACAATGTCGCTATCGAATCCGGTAAGACAAAAGATGCTCTGGCATTCGTGAACGGTCTTGAGCAGAGAGATGTGCTTGTAGTAAAAGAGATGATCGATGACAAAACATTCTTGGCATTCAGAAATCTTCAAAATGCATATCTTGTTGAAGCAAATGAGCTTAATGCTTATCTTGCAGCTGCATATCACTCGGTAGTGATCGAAAAAGCAGTATTTGATAAATTGACAGAAGAGGCTTAA
- a CDS encoding 50S ribosomal protein L23 — translation MADITDIKSIMYTEKSLALQEEGVIVVQTTPRMTKNGLKEVFKEFFGITPLRVNSMRVNGKVKRFKGIEGKRPDLKKFYVKLPEDAKIESLAV, via the coding sequence ATGGCAGATATTACAGATATTAAATCAATTATGTATACAGAGAAGAGCTTGGCTCTTCAAGAAGAAGGTGTCATCGTAGTTCAAACAACTCCAAGAATGACTAAAAATGGTCTTAAAGAAGTTTTCAAAGAGTTCTTCGGGATCACTCCACTTAGAGTTAACTCCATGAGAGTCAACGGTAAAGTGAAAAGATTTAAAGGTATCGAAGGGAAAAGACCAGACTTGAAAAAGTTCTATGTCAAGCTTCCGGAAGATGCAAAAATCGAAAGCTTAGCGGTATAA
- the rplB gene encoding 50S ribosomal protein L2, translating to MAIKTYKPTTPSRRYMTNLDSGDITAKASVRALLKNLPRSAGRNSNGRITSRHREAGAKKLYRIIDFKRNKFGIEGTVATIEYDPYRNCRICLVNYVDGDRRYILQPKGLNVGDKIMSAESGLDIKTGNTMKLKNIPVGTLVHNIELSPGHGGQIARSAGGYAQIMGRDGKYVSLRLPSGEMRYVLGECLATIGTVGNEDFSNIVIGKAGRSRHLGIRPQTRGSAMNPIDHPHGGGEGKTNSGRHPVSPWGMPTKGYKTRKKKASDKLIISKRKK from the coding sequence ATGGCAATTAAAACATATAAACCAACCACACCTTCCCGTCGTTATATGACTAACCTTGACAGTGGTGATATCACTGCCAAAGCAAGTGTTAGAGCTCTACTGAAGAATCTTCCAAGATCTGCAGGTAGAAACAGTAACGGTAGAATCACTTCTCGTCACAGAGAAGCAGGTGCGAAGAAACTTTACAGAATCATCGACTTCAAAAGAAACAAATTTGGTATCGAAGGTACTGTAGCAACGATCGAATACGATCCGTACAGAAACTGTAGAATCTGTCTTGTCAATTATGTTGACGGTGACAGAAGATACATTCTTCAGCCAAAAGGTCTGAACGTCGGTGACAAGATCATGTCAGCGGAGTCTGGTCTAGATATCAAGACCGGTAACACGATGAAATTGAAGAACATCCCTGTTGGTACCCTGGTACACAACATTGAGCTTAGCCCGGGACATGGCGGTCAGATCGCACGTTCTGCAGGTGGTTACGCACAGATCATGGGTAGAGACGGCAAATACGTTTCCCTTAGACTTCCATCTGGTGAAATGAGATACGTTCTTGGTGAATGTCTGGCAACGATCGGTACTGTTGGGAACGAAGACTTCTCAAACATCGTGATCGGTAAAGCCGGTAGAAGCAGACACCTCGGTATCAGACCTCAGACACGTGGTTCTGCAATGAACCCGATAGATCACCCACACGGTGGTGGTGAAGGTAAGACAAACTCAGGTCGTCATCCGGTATCTCCTTGGGGTATGCCAACTAAGGGTTACAAGACTCGTAAGAAAAAAGCTAGTGATAAATTAATTATCTCTAAAAGAAAAAAGTAA
- the rpsS gene encoding 30S ribosomal protein S19 → MARSTKKGPFIDGHLMKKVLAAKEAGDKKPIKTWSRRSVIFPEFIGLTINVHNGRQFIPVFITENHVGYKLGEFAPTRTFKGHKGSVQKKVG, encoded by the coding sequence ATGGCAAGATCGACAAAAAAAGGTCCATTCATCGATGGTCACCTAATGAAAAAAGTGTTAGCAGCTAAAGAAGCTGGAGATAAAAAACCGATCAAAACATGGTCAAGAAGATCTGTGATCTTCCCTGAATTCATCGGTTTGACAATCAATGTTCACAACGGTAGACAATTCATCCCTGTGTTCATTACCGAGAACCACGTAGGTTACAAACTGGGTGAATTCGCACCAACAAGAACGTTCAAGGGCCACAAAGGTTCTGTTCAGAAGAAGGTAGGTTAA
- the rplV gene encoding 50S ribosomal protein L22 — MSRALLKFVRVSPTKARLIAREVQGMNAELALASLEFMPNKAAGIISKVIASAVANGDFEPEEVEITSCRVDKAAVMKRWRPRARGTASRIIKPTAHILVEVSPAKKDGEDA, encoded by the coding sequence ATGAGTAGAGCATTATTGAAATTTGTAAGAGTCTCTCCTACTAAAGCTAGACTTATCGCCAGAGAAGTTCAGGGAATGAATGCAGAGCTTGCATTGGCATCTCTTGAATTCATGCCTAACAAAGCAGCGGGCATCATCTCTAAAGTGATCGCATCAGCGGTTGCGAACGGTGATTTTGAACCTGAAGAAGTTGAAATCACTTCTTGTAGAGTTGACAAAGCAGCGGTAATGAAAAGATGGAGACCAAGAGCAAGAGGTACTGCATCAAGAATCATTAAACCAACGGCACACATCCTGGTAGAAGTTAGTCCAGCTAAAAAAGATGGGGAGGACGCATAA
- the rpsC gene encoding 30S ribosomal protein S3, translating into MGQKVNPIGLRLGINRNWESRWFPAKERTADFIAEDYKIRKFLKKELFYAGVSNIIIERTVKKLRINIITARPGIIIGKKGADIEKLKTTLVKMLGKDVAINIKEEKRPQASGQLAAENVATQLERRVAFRRAMKKVIQGALKSGAKGIKISVSGRLGGAEMARTEWYLEGRVPLHTLRAKIDYGFAEAQTTYGIIGIKVWIFKGEVLAKGIQAEPAEEKKGGRRPSRKRGE; encoded by the coding sequence ATGGGTCAAAAAGTCAATCCGATAGGTCTTAGACTTGGGATCAACAGAAACTGGGAGTCAAGATGGTTTCCGGCAAAAGAGAGAACTGCTGATTTTATCGCTGAAGATTACAAGATCAGAAAGTTCCTGAAAAAAGAGCTTTTCTATGCGGGTGTTTCTAACATCATCATTGAAAGAACGGTAAAAAAACTGAGAATCAACATTATCACTGCACGTCCCGGTATCATCATCGGGAAAAAAGGTGCTGATATTGAGAAGTTGAAAACAACACTGGTCAAGATGCTTGGCAAAGATGTTGCTATCAACATCAAAGAAGAGAAACGTCCTCAGGCGTCAGGCCAGTTGGCAGCTGAAAATGTTGCAACACAGCTCGAAAGACGTGTTGCCTTCAGACGTGCAATGAAAAAAGTGATCCAGGGTGCACTGAAGTCCGGCGCAAAAGGGATCAAGATTTCCGTATCCGGTAGACTGGGTGGTGCTGAAATGGCAAGAACCGAGTGGTACCTTGAGGGAAGAGTCCCTTTGCATACACTTAGAGCAAAGATCGATTACGGTTTTGCAGAAGCTCAAACAACTTACGGAATCATCGGTATTAAAGTTTGGATATTTAAAGGTGAAGTTCTCGCTAAAGGAATCCAGGCTGAGCCGGCGGAAGAGAAAAAAGGTGGTCGCAGACCATCCAGAAAGAGAGGTGAATAA
- the rplP gene encoding 50S ribosomal protein L16: protein MLMPKRTKWRKQQKGRNRGKSFRGNKIEFGDIAIKAVEAGRIDSRQIEAARITMTRKINRTGKTWIRVFPDKPLTAKPLETRMGKGKGAVDKWVMNIKPGRIIFEMAGVDEELARAALTLAIHKMPFKCKIITAKDSHELY, encoded by the coding sequence ATGTTAATGCCTAAAAGAACGAAATGGAGAAAGCAGCAGAAAGGCCGTAACCGCGGTAAGTCTTTCAGAGGAAACAAGATCGAGTTCGGCGATATCGCTATCAAAGCGGTTGAAGCGGGCAGAATTGATTCTCGCCAGATCGAAGCAGCACGTATTACAATGACAAGAAAGATCAACAGAACAGGTAAGACCTGGATCAGAGTTTTCCCTGACAAGCCTTTGACTGCCAAGCCTCTTGAAACAAGAATGGGTAAAGGTAAAGGTGCTGTTGATAAATGGGTTATGAATATCAAGCCGGGAAGAATCATCTTCGAAATGGCAGGTGTTGACGAAGAGCTTGCAAGAGCAGCACTCACACTGGCGATCCATAAAATGCCATTTAAGTGTAAAATCATCACTGCAAAGGATAGTCATGAACTATATTGA
- the rpmC gene encoding 50S ribosomal protein L29 → MNYIDLKDKSEAELLAMLKEKKLELFTLNAKQKTMQLTNTSELRVAKKDIARIQTALTAARAK, encoded by the coding sequence ATGAACTATATTGATTTAAAAGATAAAAGCGAAGCAGAATTGCTTGCAATGCTTAAAGAGAAAAAACTTGAATTGTTCACGTTGAATGCAAAGCAGAAGACTATGCAGCTAACAAACACTTCAGAGTTGAGAGTAGCGAAAAAAGATATCGCTAGAATCCAGACAGCATTGACTGCTGCTAGAGCGAAGTAA
- the rpsQ gene encoding 30S ribosomal protein S17 encodes MPKRQITGTVIKKAGDKTATVLVERRVLHPRYHKTVKRFKKYLIHDEKNEINVGDTVTAIECRPLSKTKSFRLLEIVKRGEV; translated from the coding sequence ATGCCAAAAAGACAAATAACAGGTACCGTGATTAAAAAGGCTGGGGACAAAACTGCAACTGTATTGGTTGAGAGAAGAGTCCTTCACCCAAGATATCACAAAACAGTAAAAAGATTTAAGAAATATCTTATCCATGATGAGAAGAATGAGATCAATGTAGGAGATACGGTGACTGCCATTGAGTGTAGACCGCTTTCTAAAACAAAAAGTTTCAGGCTTCTTGAAATCGTGAAGAGAGGAGAAGTGTAA
- the rplN gene encoding 50S ribosomal protein L14, giving the protein MIQGFTRLNVADNSGAKEIMCIKVLGGSKRRYASVGDVIVASVKKALPTGKVKKGKVVKAVVVRTKKEIQRENGSLIRFDDNAAVIIDDKKEPIGTRIFGPVSRETRYAGFMKIVSLAPEVW; this is encoded by the coding sequence ATGATCCAGGGATTTACTAGATTAAATGTAGCAGACAACTCTGGTGCAAAAGAGATCATGTGTATCAAGGTTCTTGGCGGATCCAAAAGAAGATACGCATCTGTAGGTGACGTAATCGTTGCCTCAGTCAAAAAAGCGCTTCCTACTGGAAAAGTGAAAAAAGGTAAGGTTGTCAAAGCAGTCGTCGTTAGAACAAAGAAAGAGATCCAGAGAGAAAATGGTTCACTTATCAGATTTGACGACAATGCTGCAGTGATCATTGATGACAAGAAAGAGCCTATAGGTACTCGTATCTTCGGCCCTGTAAGTCGTGAAACAAGATATGCAGGATTCATGAAAATTGTATCCCTTGCACCGGAGGTATGGTAA
- the rplX gene encoding 50S ribosomal protein L24, translating into MATKFKIKKGDQVMVIAGDDKGKTGEVLQVLPKKEAVIVAGCKMAKKAMKPSEQNKEGGFANVEMPIHISNVKKVEA; encoded by the coding sequence ATGGCAACTAAGTTCAAGATCAAAAAAGGTGACCAGGTAATGGTTATCGCTGGTGATGACAAAGGTAAGACGGGAGAGGTTCTCCAGGTTCTTCCTAAAAAAGAAGCAGTAATCGTTGCAGGTTGTAAAATGGCCAAAAAAGCCATGAAACCAAGCGAGCAGAACAAAGAGGGTGGATTTGCAAACGTTGAAATGCCTATCCACATCTCGAACGTAAAAAAAGTAGAGGCATAA